One Mycolicibacterium fortuitum subsp. fortuitum genomic window carries:
- the rimM gene encoding ribosome maturation factor RimM (Essential for efficient processing of 16S rRNA), producing the protein MDLVVGRVVKAHGITGEVVVEVRTDDPDARFAPGVALRGRAKGGAEREFSVESVRDHAGRLLIRLAGVSDRNAADELRGTVFMVDTADLPTIDDPDEFYDHELEGMRVVTVDGTAVGVVREVLHTAAGELLSVKADPDGREVLVPFVSAIVTSVSRETGTVCIDPPDGLLNLDQV; encoded by the coding sequence ATGGACCTGGTTGTCGGGCGGGTTGTCAAAGCTCACGGCATTACCGGTGAGGTCGTCGTCGAGGTCCGTACCGACGACCCCGACGCCCGGTTCGCCCCTGGCGTGGCCCTTCGGGGCCGCGCCAAGGGGGGCGCCGAGCGAGAATTCTCAGTCGAGTCCGTTCGCGATCACGCCGGCCGGCTGCTGATCCGGCTGGCCGGTGTCTCCGACCGCAATGCGGCCGATGAATTACGTGGCACGGTGTTCATGGTCGACACCGCCGATCTGCCCACCATCGATGATCCCGATGAGTTCTACGACCACGAGCTCGAAGGGATGCGGGTCGTCACGGTCGACGGCACCGCGGTGGGTGTGGTTCGCGAGGTGCTGCACACCGCGGCGGGCGAGCTCTTGTCGGTCAAGGCCGACCCGGATGGCCGCGAAGTGCTCGTGCCGTTCGTGAGTGCGATCGTCACCTCGGTGTCGCGGGAAACCGGCACCGTCTGCATCGATCCTCCCGATGGTCTGCTGAACCTGGATCAGGTCTAG
- a CDS encoding D-alanyl-D-alanine carboxypeptidase family protein, protein MGAAAAIALIPLSSVPATVPAARADIEIQQVGSAPIPDGPAQGWVIADLDTGQVLAARNEHTRYAPASTIKTLLAQVVLDEVPLDSTIVAEEADTKVECNCAGVAPGQTYTARQLLEAALLASGNDAANTLARMVGGPEAAVHKMNAKAVALGANNTNVATPSGLDGPGMPFWSTPHDMATIFRAAMANPTFAQITAMPSTTFPGKTGNRVLINQDELLQRYPGAIGGKTGFTDIARKTFVGAAQRDGRRLVISMMYGLVKEGGPTYWDQAATLLDWGFAQDRSASIGLL, encoded by the coding sequence ATGGGAGCCGCGGCTGCCATCGCGTTGATCCCGCTCTCGTCGGTGCCCGCTACCGTGCCCGCGGCCAGAGCCGATATCGAGATACAGCAGGTCGGCTCCGCGCCCATCCCCGACGGTCCCGCGCAGGGGTGGGTCATCGCCGACCTGGACACCGGCCAGGTGTTGGCCGCCCGCAACGAGCACACCCGCTACGCGCCGGCAAGCACGATCAAGACCCTGCTGGCCCAGGTGGTGCTCGACGAGGTGCCGCTGGACTCCACGATCGTGGCCGAAGAAGCCGACACCAAGGTCGAGTGCAACTGCGCCGGTGTCGCACCCGGGCAGACCTACACCGCACGCCAACTGCTGGAGGCGGCGCTCCTGGCTTCCGGCAATGATGCCGCCAACACCCTGGCCCGCATGGTCGGTGGACCTGAAGCAGCCGTGCACAAGATGAATGCCAAAGCGGTGGCGCTCGGAGCGAACAACACGAACGTCGCGACGCCGTCGGGACTCGACGGGCCCGGTATGCCGTTCTGGTCCACGCCGCACGACATGGCGACGATCTTCCGCGCAGCGATGGCCAATCCAACCTTCGCCCAGATCACCGCGATGCCCTCGACCACGTTTCCCGGCAAGACCGGCAATCGGGTCCTGATCAACCAGGACGAGCTGTTGCAGCGTTATCCCGGGGCCATCGGCGGCAAGACCGGCTTTACCGATATCGCCCGCAAGACATTCGTCGGCGCCGCACAGCGCGACGGTCGCCGTCTGGTGATCTCGATGATGTACGGGCTGGTCAAAGAAGGTGGCCCGACCTATTGGGATCAGGCGGCGACGCTGCTGGACTGGGGTTTCGCCCAAGATCGTTCGGCGAGCATCGGGTTGTTGTAG
- the ffh gene encoding signal recognition particle protein: MFESLSDRLTGALQGLRGKGRLTDADIDATAREIRLALLEADVSLPVVRAFVARIKDRAKGAEVSAALNPAQQVVKIVNEELISILGGETRQLAFAKNPPTVIMLAGLQGAGKTTLAGKLAKWLKGLGHTPLLVACDLQRPGAVNQLQIVAERAGVASFAPHPGTSPDGLEIGGHGDPVAVATAGMAEARAKHFDVVIVDTAGRLGIDEELMGQAAAIRDAVKPDETLFVLDAMIGQDAVATAEAFREGVGFTGVVLTKLDGDARGGAALSVREITGVPILFASAGEKLEDFDVFHPDRMASRILGMGDVLTLIEQAEQVFDQQKAEEAAAKIGSGELTLEDFLEQMLAIRKMGPIGNLLGMLPGAGQMKDALAAVDDKQLDRVQAIIRGMTPAERADPKIINASRRLRIANGSGVTVSEVNQLVDRFFDARKMMSSMAGQMGMPFGRKSSPRKAAKGKNKQAGKKKGRQSGKGPTPPRNPLGAGLPAGFPDLSNMPKGLDELPPGLADFDLSKLKFPGQK, from the coding sequence GTGTTTGAGAGCCTGTCTGACCGGTTGACCGGTGCCCTGCAGGGCCTACGCGGCAAGGGGCGGTTGACCGACGCCGATATCGACGCCACGGCGCGCGAGATCCGGTTGGCCCTGCTCGAGGCCGACGTCTCGCTGCCGGTGGTGCGTGCCTTCGTCGCGCGTATCAAGGATCGCGCCAAGGGTGCGGAGGTGTCCGCCGCGCTGAATCCCGCGCAGCAGGTGGTCAAGATCGTCAACGAGGAGCTGATCAGCATCCTCGGCGGCGAGACCCGTCAGCTCGCCTTCGCGAAGAACCCGCCGACGGTCATCATGCTTGCCGGCCTGCAAGGTGCCGGTAAGACCACCCTGGCCGGCAAGCTGGCGAAATGGTTGAAGGGCCTGGGCCACACCCCGTTGCTGGTGGCATGTGACCTGCAGCGGCCCGGTGCGGTCAACCAGCTGCAGATCGTCGCCGAACGCGCCGGTGTGGCTTCCTTCGCCCCGCATCCGGGGACCTCGCCCGATGGTCTGGAGATCGGTGGCCACGGTGATCCGGTGGCGGTCGCGACGGCCGGCATGGCCGAGGCCCGGGCCAAGCACTTCGACGTCGTCATCGTCGACACCGCAGGCCGGCTCGGCATCGACGAGGAGCTGATGGGGCAGGCCGCGGCCATCCGCGACGCCGTGAAGCCCGACGAGACCTTGTTCGTGCTCGACGCGATGATCGGTCAGGACGCGGTCGCCACCGCCGAGGCGTTCCGCGAGGGCGTCGGTTTCACCGGTGTCGTGCTGACCAAGCTCGACGGTGACGCGCGTGGTGGTGCCGCGCTGTCGGTGCGTGAGATCACCGGTGTGCCGATCCTGTTCGCCTCGGCGGGGGAGAAGCTCGAAGACTTCGACGTCTTCCACCCCGACCGGATGGCCAGCCGCATCCTCGGCATGGGCGATGTGCTGACCCTCATCGAGCAGGCCGAGCAGGTCTTCGATCAGCAGAAGGCCGAGGAGGCCGCCGCCAAGATCGGCTCCGGGGAGCTGACGCTGGAAGACTTCCTCGAGCAGATGCTGGCGATCCGCAAGATGGGCCCGATCGGCAACCTGCTGGGCATGCTGCCGGGGGCCGGCCAGATGAAGGACGCGTTGGCCGCGGTCGACGACAAGCAGCTCGACCGGGTGCAGGCCATCATCCGCGGCATGACGCCGGCCGAGCGCGCCGATCCGAAGATCATCAATGCCTCACGCCGACTCCGCATCGCGAACGGCTCGGGTGTCACGGTGTCCGAGGTCAACCAGCTCGTCGACCGGTTCTTCGACGCCCGCAAGATGATGTCGTCGATGGCCGGGCAGATGGGCATGCCGTTCGGACGCAAGAGCTCCCCGCGCAAGGCAGCCAAGGGCAAGAACAAGCAGGCCGGCAAGAAGAAGGGCCGTCAGTCCGGGAAAGGCCCGACTCCGCCGAGGAACCCGCTGGGTGCCGGCTTGCCGGCCGGCTTCCCGGACCTGTCGAACATGCCCAAGGGCCTGGACGAACTGCCGCCCGGCCTGGCGGACTTCGACCTGTCCAAGTTGAAGTTCCCCGGCCAGAAGTAG
- the rpsP gene encoding 30S ribosomal protein S16 produces the protein MAVKIKLTRLGKIRNPQYRIAVADARTRREGRAIEVIGRYHPKEEPSLIEIDSERAQYWLGVGAQPTEPVLALLKITGDWQKFKGLPGAEGTLKVKEPKPSKLELFNAALAEAESGTGAAAVTPKKKKAPKKDQQDEAAEAEAPAAEAAADEAASES, from the coding sequence ATGGCTGTCAAGATCAAGCTCACCCGGCTTGGCAAGATCCGCAACCCCCAGTACCGCATCGCCGTCGCCGACGCGCGCACCCGCCGCGAAGGCCGCGCCATCGAGGTCATCGGCCGCTACCACCCCAAGGAAGAGCCGAGCCTGATCGAGATCGATTCGGAGCGCGCGCAGTACTGGCTGGGTGTCGGCGCCCAGCCCACCGAGCCGGTGCTGGCCCTGCTGAAGATCACCGGTGACTGGCAGAAGTTCAAGGGCCTGCCGGGCGCCGAGGGCACGCTGAAGGTCAAGGAGCCCAAGCCGTCCAAGCTGGAGCTGTTCAACGCGGCGCTGGCCGAGGCCGAGAGCGGCACCGGCGCCGCGGCTGTGACGCCGAAGAAGAAGAAGGCCCCGAAGAAGGATCAGCAGGACGAGGCCGCCGAGGCCGAGGCGCCTGCCGCTGAGGCCGCCGCCGACGAAGCCGCAAGCGAGAGCTGA
- a CDS encoding diflavin oxidoreductase — MRGADVSEREFSLVVAYGTDMGNAEDAAMSFAEAATAAGIPSEAVELNQVELDQLGRTTHFIVVTSTFGDGEFPDTATLFWEAISSSTDRLEHMSFAVLALGDTSYELFCNAGKLLDARLEELGATRLADRVDVDGYYEEPAAAWTTDLVKQLVAAHAGPTASGSVAETSPVEPSVRVQERNPHHAAPLTVNRLLTAAGSDKEVRHYELDLTGSGIVYQAGDSLAVHPANDPELVAAILHELNVGPEHRVAESEQTLGVLLSEHLEIRTPSRALQELAGAAAYGEDVLDLIRRAELSVDDVVDTLRPLQFRDYSIASSPLVHPDHVHLTVATVRYHAADRRHGGAASTYLAERTHTVRVHLRPNHHFRLPAADVPILMIGPGTGIAPFRAFLQERQATAAPGRSWLFFGDRRRATDFLYGEELTGFVESGTLTRLDVAFSRDQDTKIYVQQRMRENAAELFGWLQDGAHLYVCGDADRMAKDVDAALHEIIADAGGMDADAAHAYVNDLIKSHRYLRDVY, encoded by the coding sequence ATGAGGGGAGCCGATGTGTCCGAGCGTGAGTTCTCGTTGGTGGTCGCCTATGGCACCGATATGGGCAACGCGGAAGACGCTGCGATGTCGTTCGCCGAAGCCGCCACCGCCGCCGGAATTCCTTCCGAGGCCGTGGAACTCAATCAGGTGGAACTCGACCAACTCGGCAGGACAACGCATTTCATCGTGGTCACCTCGACCTTCGGCGACGGTGAGTTCCCGGACACCGCCACCCTGTTCTGGGAGGCGATCAGCAGCTCGACCGATCGACTGGAGCACATGAGCTTCGCGGTCCTGGCCCTCGGCGACACCTCCTACGAATTGTTCTGCAACGCGGGCAAACTCCTCGATGCGCGGCTGGAAGAGCTCGGTGCCACCCGGCTCGCCGACCGGGTGGATGTCGATGGTTACTACGAGGAACCCGCGGCGGCGTGGACCACCGACCTCGTCAAACAACTCGTCGCCGCCCACGCCGGTCCCACCGCCTCCGGCTCCGTCGCCGAGACCTCGCCTGTCGAGCCTTCGGTTCGCGTGCAGGAACGCAACCCTCACCACGCTGCTCCCCTGACCGTGAATCGGCTGCTCACCGCAGCCGGATCCGACAAGGAGGTCCGCCACTACGAGCTCGACCTCACGGGTTCCGGGATCGTCTATCAGGCAGGCGATTCGCTGGCCGTCCACCCGGCCAACGATCCCGAGCTGGTGGCGGCGATCCTGCACGAGCTCAATGTCGGCCCCGAGCATCGGGTGGCCGAGTCGGAGCAGACCTTGGGTGTGCTGCTCAGCGAGCACCTGGAGATCCGGACGCCCTCACGAGCCCTGCAGGAACTGGCCGGCGCCGCCGCCTACGGGGAGGACGTCCTCGACCTGATCCGGCGTGCCGAACTGTCCGTCGACGACGTTGTAGATACGTTGCGCCCGTTGCAGTTCCGTGACTACTCGATCGCCTCCAGCCCGCTGGTACACCCCGATCACGTCCATCTGACCGTCGCCACCGTTCGCTACCATGCCGCCGATCGCCGGCACGGCGGTGCGGCATCGACCTACCTGGCCGAGCGGACCCACACGGTTCGAGTTCACCTGCGTCCCAACCATCATTTCCGGTTGCCGGCAGCCGACGTGCCGATCCTCATGATCGGCCCTGGCACCGGCATCGCGCCGTTCCGGGCGTTTCTGCAGGAGCGGCAGGCCACGGCCGCACCGGGCCGGTCCTGGCTGTTTTTCGGGGACCGACGCCGCGCCACCGACTTCCTCTACGGCGAGGAGCTGACGGGATTCGTCGAATCCGGAACCCTCACCCGGCTCGACGTCGCGTTCTCACGCGATCAGGATACGAAAATCTATGTGCAGCAACGGATGCGGGAGAACGCGGCGGAGCTCTTCGGTTGGCTACAGGACGGGGCACACCTCTATGTGTGCGGGGACGCCGACCGCATGGCCAAGGATGTCGACGCCGCGCTGCACGAGATAATCGCCGACGCCGGCGGCATGGACGCCGACGCCGCGCACGCCTACGTCAACGATCTGATCAAGAGCCACCGCTACCTGCGCGACGTGTACTGA
- a CDS encoding RNA-binding protein yields the protein MSSVVVDAVEHLVRGIVDNPDDVRVDMVTSRRGRTVEVHVHPDDLGKVIGRGGRTATALRTLVAGIGGRGIRVDVVDTDQ from the coding sequence GTGAGTTCTGTCGTGGTCGACGCCGTCGAGCACCTGGTCCGCGGCATCGTGGACAATCCCGACGACGTACGCGTCGACATGGTCACCAGCCGCCGTGGGCGGACCGTCGAGGTGCACGTGCACCCCGATGACCTGGGCAAGGTCATCGGCCGCGGGGGCCGCACTGCCACCGCGCTGCGCACCCTGGTCGCAGGCATCGGTGGGCGCGGAATCCGCGTCGACGTGGTGGACACCGACCAGTAG
- a CDS encoding D-alanyl-D-alanine carboxypeptidase — MRKLFAAVALALGTSMAAASVSAAPVAAQPGVAPAGAQIPDGPAKAWLVADMDTGQVLASKDPNGSYAPASTIKPLLAMVVLDHLRPDNFARANESHTKVECSCVGLKPGQPYTTRQLLEALLMVSGNDAANMLADMLGGQRATVAAMTRKAASVGARNTRASSPSGLDGPGWETVTTPHDLAVILRAALRYPLIAQIMRQPSAQFPGKTLTNQNELLTRYPGDIAGKTGYTDLARKTYIGAAQRGNRRLIVVQMYGTGDLYGQAIELFDYGFSH; from the coding sequence GTGCGAAAACTGTTCGCGGCGGTGGCGCTCGCGCTCGGTACGTCGATGGCCGCCGCGAGCGTCTCGGCCGCTCCGGTCGCCGCGCAACCGGGCGTTGCGCCGGCAGGCGCCCAGATTCCCGACGGACCGGCCAAGGCTTGGCTGGTCGCCGACATGGACACCGGCCAGGTTCTGGCGTCGAAGGATCCCAACGGCAGTTACGCCCCGGCCAGCACCATCAAGCCGCTGTTGGCGATGGTCGTGCTCGATCACCTTCGCCCAGACAATTTCGCCCGGGCCAACGAGTCCCACACCAAGGTCGAATGCTCCTGCGTCGGCCTCAAACCGGGCCAGCCGTACACCACCCGACAGCTACTGGAGGCACTGCTGATGGTGTCGGGCAACGACGCGGCCAACATGCTCGCCGACATGCTCGGCGGCCAGCGCGCCACGGTGGCGGCGATGACCCGCAAGGCTGCCAGCGTCGGCGCCCGCAACACGCGGGCCTCCTCTCCGTCGGGCCTCGACGGTCCCGGGTGGGAGACCGTCACCACTCCCCACGACCTTGCGGTGATCCTTCGTGCGGCGCTGAGATACCCGCTGATCGCGCAGATCATGCGCCAACCCTCGGCCCAGTTCCCCGGTAAGACCTTGACCAACCAGAACGAGCTGCTCACGCGGTACCCCGGCGACATCGCAGGCAAGACCGGGTACACCGACCTGGCCCGCAAGACGTATATCGGTGCGGCCCAACGCGGTAACCGTCGTTTGATCGTGGTCCAGATGTACGGCACCGGTGATCTGTACGGTCAGGCGATCGAATTGTTCGACTACGGCTTCTCACACTGA
- a CDS encoding [protein-PII] uridylyltransferase has protein sequence MTEQQPQSAHGLGAGASGEEAPAGCPRPANDLAAAIQQLLTGGSRQLDATALREALLDLHEFWLTTKAAEIGVTATSGFSIVATGGLGRGEMLPYSDLDLMLLHDNMPVELVSEVAEKLWYPLWDANIRIDHSVRTVPEALRVAGEDIAVGLAMLDARHIAGDAELSALLVGGARRQWRIGIASRFDELIEHARARWERSGQIAHRAEPDLKSGRGGLRDVQLLNALAIAQLADVYPSRDLASPTGTLGGAHLSLLNVRTELHRASGRGRELLLAQHADEIGAALRIGDRFDLARTLSDAARTVSYYVDSGIRTAANALPKRGFAAFRRPVRRPLDEGVIEYAGEVILARDARPERDPGLILRVAAASAATGLPMAVSTLSRLAENAPELRTPWPRQALKDLLVLLASGPAAVATIEALDRTGLWGRLFPEWGAVRDLPPRDVVHIWTVDRHLVETVSRASAFTTRVSRPDLLLLGALCHDIGKGRGGDHSVIGAELATQIGTRLGLWPSDIDVLSKIVRHHLLLPHTATRRDLQDPKTIDAVADALGKDTVLLELLHVLAEADSLATGPGVWGDWKASLIGDLVRRCRLVMAGEPLPEPDPIESRFVALAAEDRVHVELTPGDGPHIYNVTMIAADRRGLLSKAAGVLALNSLRVHSASVNSHDGSAINTFVVSPHFGAPPPAELLRQQFILALDGELDVVGALERRDHEAAQHPTTRAGEILASVPANHVPAPPRILWSPGPAAEDLIVQIRTIDRAGLLARLTAVFERDGVDVAWAKVTTLGSSVVDVFCITAPALAGDEAQRTAVREGLERDMLAILPAPPAKPSKPAEHTG, from the coding sequence ATGACAGAGCAGCAGCCGCAATCGGCCCACGGGTTGGGCGCCGGAGCCTCTGGTGAGGAGGCTCCGGCTGGCTGCCCGCGGCCGGCCAACGACTTGGCGGCGGCCATCCAGCAATTGCTCACCGGCGGATCCCGTCAGCTGGATGCCACCGCCTTGCGGGAGGCCCTGCTCGATCTACACGAATTCTGGCTCACCACAAAGGCTGCCGAGATCGGCGTCACCGCCACAAGTGGGTTCTCGATCGTGGCCACCGGCGGTTTGGGCCGCGGCGAGATGTTGCCGTACTCCGATCTCGATCTGATGTTGTTGCATGACAACATGCCCGTGGAGCTCGTCTCAGAAGTGGCCGAGAAGCTCTGGTATCCCTTGTGGGACGCCAATATCCGTATCGATCACAGTGTGCGCACGGTGCCCGAAGCCCTCAGGGTGGCAGGCGAGGACATCGCGGTGGGTCTGGCGATGCTCGACGCGCGGCATATCGCCGGTGACGCCGAGCTGTCGGCGCTGTTGGTCGGCGGAGCGCGCCGACAGTGGCGGATCGGAATCGCCTCACGGTTCGACGAACTGATCGAGCACGCCCGGGCGCGCTGGGAACGCAGCGGCCAGATCGCGCACCGCGCCGAGCCCGACCTGAAATCGGGCCGTGGTGGCCTGCGGGACGTACAGTTGCTCAACGCGCTCGCGATAGCGCAACTGGCCGACGTGTATCCGAGTCGGGACCTGGCTTCGCCTACCGGAACGCTCGGCGGTGCCCACCTGTCGTTGCTGAACGTGCGTACCGAACTGCATCGTGCCTCCGGTCGCGGCCGGGAACTGTTGTTGGCCCAGCATGCTGACGAAATCGGGGCAGCCCTTCGGATCGGAGATCGATTCGACCTGGCTCGCACACTGTCTGATGCGGCCCGCACGGTGAGCTACTACGTCGACTCCGGTATTCGTACCGCGGCCAACGCCTTGCCGAAGCGCGGTTTCGCCGCGTTTCGCCGTCCGGTGCGTCGCCCTCTCGACGAAGGCGTCATCGAGTACGCCGGCGAGGTGATCCTGGCTCGTGACGCCCGCCCGGAGCGTGATCCGGGCCTGATTCTGCGGGTGGCGGCGGCGTCAGCCGCCACCGGACTGCCGATGGCGGTGTCCACGCTGAGCCGGCTGGCCGAGAACGCACCGGAATTGCGCACGCCCTGGCCGCGCCAGGCGCTCAAGGACCTGCTGGTGTTGCTCGCGTCGGGCCCCGCCGCGGTCGCCACCATCGAGGCCCTGGACCGCACCGGTCTGTGGGGCCGGCTGTTCCCGGAATGGGGCGCGGTACGAGACCTACCGCCACGAGATGTCGTGCACATCTGGACCGTTGACCGTCACCTCGTCGAAACAGTCTCGCGGGCAAGCGCTTTCACTACGCGAGTATCGCGACCCGACCTGCTCCTGCTGGGCGCGCTGTGCCACGACATCGGCAAAGGACGCGGGGGAGATCACAGCGTGATCGGCGCGGAGCTGGCCACCCAGATCGGCACCCGGCTCGGTCTGTGGCCGTCCGACATCGACGTGCTGTCGAAGATCGTCCGCCATCACCTGCTGCTGCCGCACACCGCCACCCGACGAGATCTCCAGGATCCCAAGACCATTGACGCGGTAGCCGACGCACTCGGAAAAGACACCGTGCTGTTGGAACTGCTCCATGTCCTGGCCGAAGCCGATTCGCTGGCCACCGGGCCGGGCGTGTGGGGCGACTGGAAGGCATCGCTGATAGGTGACCTGGTCAGACGGTGCAGGCTGGTGATGGCCGGCGAGCCGCTGCCCGAACCCGATCCGATCGAGTCACGGTTCGTGGCATTGGCCGCTGAGGACCGCGTCCACGTCGAGCTCACCCCTGGCGACGGTCCGCACATCTACAACGTGACGATGATCGCCGCCGATCGGCGCGGCCTGCTGTCCAAGGCGGCCGGCGTGTTGGCGCTGAACTCACTACGGGTCCATTCGGCGTCGGTCAACAGCCATGACGGCTCGGCCATCAACACGTTCGTGGTGTCGCCGCATTTCGGTGCGCCTCCTCCTGCCGAGCTGCTACGCCAGCAGTTCATCCTGGCGCTCGACGGTGAGCTCGATGTGGTCGGCGCGCTGGAACGACGTGATCACGAGGCAGCCCAGCATCCGACCACCCGCGCCGGAGAGATCCTCGCGTCGGTGCCGGCCAACCATGTGCCGGCCCCGCCACGCATCCTGTGGTCGCCCGGGCCGGCTGCCGAAGATCTGATCGTCCAGATCCGCACGATCGACCGGGCAGGTCTGCTGGCCAGATTGACCGCGGTGTTCGAGCGCGACGGCGTGGACGTCGCATGGGCCAAGGTGACCACGCTGGGATCGTCGGTGGTCGACGTCTTCTGCATCACCGCACCGGCCCTGGCCGGCGACGAGGCGCAGCGGACTGCCGTACGCGAGGGGCTCGAACGCGACATGCTGGCGATCCTGCCCGCGCCGCCGGCCAAACCGTCGAAACCGGCCGAGCACACCGGCTGA
- a CDS encoding metal-dependent hydrolase family protein yields the protein MRALHVRGRGLPDGEEVQWWISGGALSAEPIANADTVFDGGWIIPGLVDAHCHVGLGPGGAVDIDEAVTQAQTERDAGALLLRDAGSPVDTRSFDQREDLPRIIRAGRHLARPKRYSPGLPIDIEDESQLPAAVAEQARWGDGWVKLVGDWIDRSVGDLAPLWSDEILKAAIDAAHAEGARVTAHVFGEDALPGLVKAGIDCIEHGTGITDDTIELMLEHGTALVPTLINIDNFPGIADAAGKYPTYAKHMRDLYASCRTRVGAAYEAGVPIFAGTDAGGMIAHGRIADEIEALKGIGMSPTAALGSASWDARAWLGRPALEHGASADLVCYAEDPRHGGVSHPDLVILRGRAF from the coding sequence ATGCGCGCACTGCACGTCCGAGGTCGCGGACTTCCCGACGGCGAAGAAGTGCAGTGGTGGATCTCGGGGGGTGCGCTGTCGGCCGAGCCGATTGCCAACGCCGACACTGTCTTTGACGGCGGTTGGATCATCCCCGGCCTCGTCGACGCGCACTGTCACGTGGGTCTGGGGCCGGGCGGTGCGGTCGATATCGACGAGGCGGTCACCCAGGCCCAGACCGAACGGGATGCCGGCGCACTGTTGTTGCGGGACGCCGGGTCACCCGTTGACACCCGCAGCTTTGACCAGCGTGAGGACCTGCCGCGCATCATCCGGGCCGGCCGGCATCTGGCCCGCCCCAAGCGTTATTCGCCGGGATTGCCGATCGACATCGAGGATGAGTCGCAGCTGCCCGCGGCCGTGGCCGAGCAGGCGCGGTGGGGTGACGGTTGGGTGAAGCTGGTCGGCGACTGGATCGACCGCAGCGTCGGGGATCTGGCGCCGTTGTGGTCCGACGAGATCCTCAAGGCCGCGATCGACGCCGCCCACGCCGAGGGCGCCCGGGTCACCGCGCACGTGTTCGGTGAGGACGCGTTGCCAGGACTGGTCAAGGCCGGAATCGACTGCATCGAACACGGCACCGGGATCACCGACGACACAATCGAATTGATGCTCGAACACGGCACGGCACTGGTCCCGACACTGATAAACATCGACAACTTCCCCGGCATCGCCGACGCGGCGGGCAAGTATCCGACATACGCCAAGCACATGCGCGACCTGTACGCGTCCTGCCGTACCCGGGTCGGCGCGGCCTACGAGGCCGGTGTGCCGATCTTCGCGGGAACCGATGCCGGCGGCATGATCGCGCACGGTCGCATCGCCGACGAGATAGAAGCGCTCAAGGGCATCGGGATGAGCCCCACAGCAGCACTCGGGTCGGCCAGTTGGGATGCCCGGGCCTGGCTCGGACGGCCGGCGCTCGAGCACGGCGCATCGGCGGACCTGGTCTGCTACGCCGAAGATCCGCGCCACGGCGGCGTCAGCCACCCGGATCTGGTGATCTTGCGTGGCCGCGCGTTCTGA
- a CDS encoding nuclear transport factor 2 family protein: protein MLSLAEISDRLEIQQLLIDYSTAIDRRLFDDLDVVFTPDAYIDYRAMGGIDGHYPEVKAWLAEVLPNFPAYAHMLGNFDVRIEGDKASSRTICFNPMVLPGLEQQVLFCGLWYEDEFVRTGDGWRMSRRVETKCFDKVV from the coding sequence ATGTTGAGCCTGGCCGAGATTTCGGATCGTCTGGAGATCCAGCAGTTGTTGATCGACTACTCCACGGCGATAGATCGTCGACTGTTCGATGACCTCGATGTGGTGTTCACGCCGGACGCCTACATCGACTACCGGGCGATGGGCGGTATCGATGGTCACTATCCGGAGGTCAAGGCGTGGCTGGCCGAGGTGCTGCCGAACTTTCCGGCCTACGCGCACATGCTCGGCAACTTCGATGTCCGGATCGAGGGAGACAAGGCGTCCTCCCGCACCATCTGCTTCAACCCGATGGTGCTGCCGGGGCTGGAGCAACAGGTGTTGTTCTGCGGGCTGTGGTACGAAGACGAGTTCGTGCGGACCGGCGATGGTTGGCGGATGAGCCGCCGCGTCGAGACCAAGTGTTTCGACAAGGTCGTGTGA